A window of Candidatus Buchananbacteria bacterium CG10_big_fil_rev_8_21_14_0_10_42_9 contains these coding sequences:
- a CDS encoding UDP-N-acetylenolpyruvoylglucosamine reductase, with protein sequence MPFEDISSVKQNIRLADMTNYRIGGPAKYFLETDNFDKLIKVLNEARAQKIPIFILAGGSNILIADEGFNGLVVKLKNHDIDVNGETVIAGAGAGIDNLVDAVADAGLTGLEFMAGIYGTVGGAVRGNAGAYGGSISQAVVKVKVFNGQKILEMSNDECKFDYRESIFKHNDYIILEAELKLAKGDAAQVKAKVADIRKTRNAKLPEIEPNAGCIFKNLELHEVVDPKKIKKGLDITDAEYDEATKFGKLPAGYLIEKLGLKGKTIGGAQLSPKHGNIIVNTGNATAKDVVMLLSFLKQQVRDKTGVQLQEEIQLVGF encoded by the coding sequence ATGCCTTTTGAAGACATATCATCAGTCAAGCAAAATATCCGTTTAGCGGATATGACTAATTATCGAATTGGCGGACCGGCTAAATATTTTTTGGAAACTGATAATTTTGATAAGTTGATAAAAGTTTTAAACGAAGCGCGTGCCCAAAAGATACCGATTTTTATTTTAGCCGGCGGCAGTAACATTTTAATTGCCGACGAAGGCTTTAATGGTTTGGTGGTAAAATTGAAAAATCATGACATTGATGTTAATGGTGAAACGGTGATTGCCGGCGCGGGCGCTGGTATCGACAACTTAGTTGACGCAGTGGCGGACGCCGGGTTAACCGGGTTAGAATTTATGGCTGGAATTTATGGTACTGTCGGAGGGGCTGTCCGCGGAAATGCCGGCGCCTATGGCGGAAGCATTTCCCAAGCGGTTGTTAAGGTCAAAGTTTTTAATGGTCAAAAAATTTTAGAAATGTCTAATGACGAGTGCAAATTTGATTATCGCGAAAGTATTTTTAAACATAACGATTATATAATTTTAGAAGCTGAATTAAAATTAGCTAAAGGCGATGCCGCACAAGTTAAAGCTAAAGTGGCAGATATTAGAAAAACTAGAAATGCTAAATTGCCCGAGATTGAACCTAACGCCGGGTGCATTTTTAAAAATTTAGAGTTACACGAGGTAGTTGATCCAAAAAAAATAAAAAAAGGCTTGGATATAACAGACGCTGAATACGACGAAGCTACCAAATTTGGTAAATTGCCAGCCGGCTACCTAATAGAAAAATTAGGCCTTAAGGGAAAAACGATTGGCGGCGCACAATTATCGCCAAAACACGGAAATATTATTGTGAATACCGGTAACGCCACCGCCAAAGACGTGGTCATGCTGTTAAGCTTTTTAAAACAGCAAGTCAGAGATAAAACCGGCGTGCAGCTGCAAGAAGAAATACAATTAGTCGGATTTTAA